Within Amycolatopsis sp. cg5, the genomic segment CGCTGGCGCGGCTGCTCGGCCAGACCAAGGGCATCGGCGACTTCGCCGAGCACGAGATCCCGGCCGAGATCACCACCTACTCCGCGGTGGTCACCAAGGAGAACGTCGACCAGTACCTGGACGTCGGCTTCGACTCCTGACCCCAAGCCGGGATAAAGCGGGCTTTACTCCGCGGGATAAAGCCCGCTTTATCCCCGGGAGTAAAGCGGGCTTTATCCCGGTCCGCACAGGCAAACGACAAGGAGGGGCATGAGCCCGGCTGCAGGGGAAACCATCGGGATCGGCATGGTGGGCCACGCGTTCATGGGTGCGGTGCATTCGCACGCGTGGCGCAACGTCCACCGGTTCTTCGACACGCCGCTGGTCCCGAGACTCGCCGTGCTCGGCGGGCGCGACGAGACGCGGGCCAAGGCCGCGGCGCAGCGGTTCGGCTGGGCCGCGGTCGAGACCGACTGGCGCGCGCTGATCGCCCGTGACGACGTCGACCTGATCGACATCTGCACCCCCGGTGACAGCCACGCGGAGATCGCGATCGCCGCGCTGGAAGCCGGAAAGCACGTGCTGTGCGAGAAACCGATGGCCAACACGGTCGCGGAGGCCGAGGCGATGGCCGAAGCCGCGCGCAAGGCGGGCGAGCGTGGCGTGCGGTCCATGGTGGCCTTCAACTACCGCCGCGTGCCCGCGCTCGCGCACGCCAGGAAGCTCGTCGCGAGCGGGGCGCTCGGCGACATCAGGCACGTGCGCAGTGTGTACTTGCAGGACTGGCTTTCGGATCCGCAATCGCCGATGAGCTGGCGGCTGAACAAGGACCTCGCCGGTTCCGGCGCGCTGGGTGACCTCGGCGCGCACATCGTGGACGCCGCGCAGTTCGTCACCGGCGAGCTG encodes:
- a CDS encoding Gfo/Idh/MocA family protein; the protein is MSPAAGETIGIGMVGHAFMGAVHSHAWRNVHRFFDTPLVPRLAVLGGRDETRAKAAAQRFGWAAVETDWRALIARDDVDLIDICTPGDSHAEIAIAALEAGKHVLCEKPMANTVAEAEAMAEAARKAGERGVRSMVAFNYRRVPALAHARKLVASGALGDIRHVRSVYLQDWLSDPQSPMSWRLNKDLAGSGALGDLGAHIVDAAQFVTGELITGVSALTNTFVHQRPDADGGVGEVTVDDCALFIGRMTSGAVASFEATRYALGRKNSMRLEVNGSKASLAFDFESMNELSWYDGTAPSTEAGFRRILVTEPQHPYVGVWWPPGHLLGYEHTFTNEVADLLSAIGGGYHPEPSFDDGLRVQRVLGAVEGSAAAGSGWQEV